The following proteins are co-located in the Sphingobacteriaceae bacterium genome:
- a CDS encoding TerB family tellurite resistance protein, producing MFSIIGAIAGFILLGKSFVGAFIGMLVGSFIDNYLGKGNREDEEFKYYKRQTSGGKSEFASMLITLSAAVMRADGRALKVELDYIKKFFGQQFGPEFTTEHVKLLKHFLDGAPIPLEKICADIKIRTVFEVRLQLLHYLFGLANADGHVADSELIVLKRIALLLDIPNSDFESLKNMFWRDSDSDYKVLGIEKTANDEEVKKAYRQMAIRYHPDKVAQLGEEVQKGAKEKFQKIQEAYENIKKSRGMT from the coding sequence ATGTTTTCAATTATAGGCGCAATAGCCGGTTTTATTTTGTTAGGTAAAAGTTTTGTGGGAGCTTTTATTGGTATGTTGGTTGGCTCTTTCATTGATAATTATTTGGGGAAAGGAAATAGAGAAGACGAAGAATTTAAGTATTATAAGCGACAAACTAGTGGAGGAAAAAGCGAATTCGCCAGTATGCTTATCACCTTGTCTGCTGCCGTGATGCGTGCAGACGGAAGAGCATTAAAAGTAGAATTGGATTATATTAAAAAGTTTTTCGGACAGCAATTTGGTCCGGAATTCACCACTGAACACGTAAAACTTTTAAAACATTTTTTAGATGGAGCTCCAATTCCATTAGAAAAAATTTGTGCCGATATAAAAATCAGAACGGTATTTGAAGTACGATTGCAATTGCTTCATTATTTATTCGGATTGGCCAATGCAGATGGTCATGTAGCCGATTCGGAATTAATAGTTTTAAAAAGAATAGCCTTATTATTAGATATTCCGAATTCCGATTTTGAAAGTTTAAAAAATATGTTCTGGCGGGATTCAGATTCAGATTATAAAGTATTAGGTATAGAAAAAACAGCAAATGATGAAGAGGTAAAGAAAGCGTATCGTCAAATGGCCATACGTTACCATCCCGACAAGGTCGCCCAATTAGGAGAAGAAGTGCAGAAAGGGGCCAAGGAAAAATTTCAGAAAATACAAGAGGCTTACGAAAATATAAAAAAGTCGAGGGGCATGACTTAA